The DNA region GTGCTCGGGAAGAGATCGTTGCCCTGTTCCTGCTCACGTTCGTTCAGGTTGGAGATGAATCGTGCTTCGACCCAGTCGTAGAACGATTGCAGCTTCTTCGACAGGATGAGGATGGCGAGGGAGAAGACGATGGCGATGGCGGCGATGGCGATCCACGTCGAGAAGGACTGGGCGAGGAAGAAGCAGACGAGTATGGCCGCGAGAACGAGTCTGAGAATCTCCATCATCACGATAGGTCCGTGGCTGAACGATCCCTGCTTCCACAGGTCGGACGTCGCCCTGGTCCTGATGTTCCGGACCGCGAGTGCCCACAGGAACGGCGCCATGAGCAGGAGCGATACCGTCGTACCGACGATCGTACCGGCCATGCCTTCGCCGAAGGACCCGACGACGAAGCCGCGCAGATACATGGACGAGAACAGGATGATGGCGACGATGATGACGGAATAGATGGCGATGTTGAAGATGTAGGTTTTTATCAGCGACTTCCATTCCGCCGAGACGGAAACGAGCTGCGCACCCGTACGGTAGTGATTCAGGCGTTCCACCCAGGAGGTGGGAAGCATCCCTTCGATGCGCTGGGACAACGGATCGGAGAGCCGGATCATATAGGGCGTCGTCAGTGTCGTGATGGCCGACACGGCGATGGCCACGGGATAGAGGAAGTCGCTCGTCACACCGAGCGTCAGGCCGAGGCCCGCGATGATGAAGGAGAATTCGCCGATCTGCGATACGCTCATGCCGGACTGGATCGACGTCTTCAGCGACTGTCCCGATATGAGGGCGCCACCGCCCGTACTGATGATCTTGCCGACGATCGTGACGGCCGTGATGATGAGTACCGGACCGATGTGCGCCACGATCATCGCCGGATCGATCAGCATGCCGACGGAGACGAAGAAGACGGCGCCGAACAGGTTCTTGACGGGCTGGACGAGATGTTCGATACGTTCTGCCTGTGTGGTTTCGGCGAGGATCGATCCCATGACGAAGGCACCGAGAGCAGGGGAGAAGCCCACCTTCGTCGCGAGGATCACCATCAGCAGGCAGAAGGCGATGGAAACGACGAGCATCGTCTCGTCGTTCATCAGGTTCTTCGCCTTCTTCAGCCACGTCGGGATCAGGAATATTCCACCGAGGAACCACAGGATCAGGAAGAAGAACAGCTCGGCGACGGACGTCAGCATGGCCCATCCTTCGAACTGCCTGCTCACCGCCAGGGTCGACAGCAGGACCATGAGGACGATGGCGATAAGATCCTCCACGATCAGCACACCGAAGACCAGCTTCGCGAAATGCTTCGACTTCAGTCCCAGTTCTTCGAAGGCCTTGATGATGATCGTCGTCGAGGAGATCGCCAGCAGTCCACCGAGGAAGATGCTGTCCATCGTCGACCATCCCATCAGCATTCCCGTCGCGAAGCCGACGGTCATCATCACGGCGGCTTCCACGATGGCCATCACGGAGGCCGAGCCACCGACCTTCACCAGCTTCTTGAAACTGAATTCCAGACCGAGACTGAAGAGCAGGAAAATGACGCCGATCTCACCCCAGATGTTGATGCTCCCGATGTCGATGACGGTGGGTAGCAGTGAGACGTGCGGTCCTACCAGCAAGCCGGCGACGATATAGCCGAGCACGACGGGTTGTTTGATCTTCTTGAAGACAAGGGTCGTTATTCCCGCCGCAGCCAGGATCAATCCGAGATCGGAAATCAGTGCCGGTAGATGGACCATCGAATGCCATGTATCGTGATGGATGAAGTGTAATCGGGTGCAGGGTCCCCTGCAGTGATCTTCCCGGTTGACGCTATCGAAGATCCGTCCATATCGCGGATCGTTACGCTGGAATACGTCGAGATGGAAGGTGACGTAGAGCGTGGAAACTCTATTGCGAGGAAAGGGTCGGGGTGGCAGGATTCGAACCTGCGGCCTTCTGCTCCCAAAGCAGACGCGCTAACCGGGCTGCGCTACACCCCGAAACAGGGGCGCAAAGATGCTGAAAAAGCCCGAACGATAAAATCGCCGATTGATCAAAAAAAGGGTTGCGTTCGACTATATGGCTGTTGTATCTTCGTACTGTTACCGATTGGTAACCGCTGTCACCGCGGTACGGAACATATCCGAATCGCAGTGAAAGTGAAAGGTGAGAAGGGGAGTGCCCCTAGACGAGTGGTGACGTCTAGGGGTATCTCACATTTAGGGCCTTCCTCACGCCAGAACCCGCCCGTGCCGATCCCCCCTGGACATCGTTCCCGTTATCTTCGAGATTTCATGGCAAGCGTGGTTCATCATGCGGAACCTGACGTTCCCCGTGGCAGAATGTTCCCGCCGCGGTGACACCCGTTCATCGTACGGACCAAATGGGACCATGTCGAATGGTATCCGGATGACCCGTTTCCGGTGGATGGGGGAACCTTCCGTGCGATCATGCCCCGGGGAACGGTGTGGCCTTGACCTATTCTTGACCTGATGCCCTGGCATATCGCCATAAGCTCGAAGGCCCTTCGTATTTTCCGGATTCCCAATCCGGAGAATCGATGCGTCGTTCATGGCTCCCTCTGCTTCTTGCCCTGATCCTGCCCGCTCTGCCCGTCGTTGCCGGCGAAGAGATTCCGGGCGCACCGCAGAAACAACCGATCGCCCTCGTCAATGCCGTCATCCATACCGTCGCCAACGGTACGATCCCGCATGGGACGGTCGTGTTCGACAATGGACGTATCACGGCAGTAGGTGATGCCGTCACGCCACCGTCCAATGCACGCGTGATCGACTGCGAAGGGAAGCATGTCTATCCCGGTTTCATCACGGCAAGTACGATCCTGGGACTATCCGAAATCGATGCCGTGCGCTCCACGCGCGACTTCTCCGAAGTTGGGACCATCAATCCGAACGTCCGTGCGGAAACGGCCTACAATCCCGATTCCGAGATCATACCGACGGTGCGCAGCAACGGCATCCTCATCGCCAACGTGACACCGGGTGGCGGCCTGATCGCCGGCATGGCATCCGTCATGCGTCTCGACGGCTGGACGCGCGAAGACATCGCCATCAAGCCCCGTGCGGCCATGGTGATGAACTGGCCTGCGATGGACGTGGCCACCGGCTGGTGGGTACGCAAGAGCGCGGAAGAACAGCAGAAGGAGATCGACAAGGACTTCCGCGAGGTCTACAGGGTGTTCGATGAAGCACGGGCCTATTCGCAGATGGCGCAGGCACGTGTGGACACCAACCGCCGCGACATCAGGATGGAAGCCATGAGGGCCATCTTCGAGGACTCGCTTCCGGTCATCGTCTACGTCACGACGCGGCGGCAGATCGAGGCCACGCTGGACTTCGCGAAGCACTACGGTCTGCGCCTCATCCTCGCCGGTGCCGAAGACATCGGTCTCGTGCTGCCGCAGCTCCAGCGTGCCGGCGTATCGGTCATCATCCCGCGCGTCCATGCATTGCCGCGACATGACGAGGATGCCTACGACGCACCGTATGCGTTGCCTGCACTGCTCGCACGCAACAACATTCCCTTCGCCTTCTCCGAGTTCGGCACATGGCAGCAGCGCAACCTGCCCTTCCATGCCGGTACCGCGGTAGCCTTCGGGCTCTCCGAAGCCGACGCCGAGCGCTCGCTCACGCTCGTGCCCGCACGCATGCTCGGGATCGACGCATCGTACGGAAGTATCGAAACGGGCAAGTCGGCCACGCTTTTCGTGAGTGCCGGCAATGCGCTCGATGCCCTGACGAACAAGGTCGAACAGGCCTTCATCGATGGCCGCAGCGTCGATCTCTCCAATCGCCATATCCGTTTGTCGAAGAAGTATCGGGAGCGGTACAAGCAGTGATCGCCGACGGTACGCTCCTGGAAGCAC from Candidatus Kapaibacterium thiocyanatum includes:
- a CDS encoding sodium:proton antiporter, producing the protein MVHLPALISDLGLILAAAGITTLVFKKIKQPVVLGYIVAGLLVGPHVSLLPTVIDIGSINIWGEIGVIFLLFSLGLEFSFKKLVKVGGSASVMAIVEAAVMMTVGFATGMLMGWSTMDSIFLGGLLAISSTTIIIKAFEELGLKSKHFAKLVFGVLIVEDLIAIVLMVLLSTLAVSRQFEGWAMLTSVAELFFFLILWFLGGIFLIPTWLKKAKNLMNDETMLVVSIAFCLLMVILATKVGFSPALGAFVMGSILAETTQAERIEHLVQPVKNLFGAVFFVSVGMLIDPAMIVAHIGPVLIITAVTIVGKIISTGGGALISGQSLKTSIQSGMSVSQIGEFSFIIAGLGLTLGVTSDFLYPVAIAVSAITTLTTPYMIRLSDPLSQRIEGMLPTSWVERLNHYRTGAQLVSVSAEWKSLIKTYIFNIAIYSVIIVAIILFSSMYLRGFVVGSFGEGMAGTIVGTTVSLLLMAPFLWALAVRNIRTRATSDLWKQGSFSHGPIVMMEILRLVLAAILVCFFLAQSFSTWIAIAAIAIVFSLAILILSKKLQSFYDWVEARFISNLNEREQEQGNDLFPSTTPWDADMSHFVVTPELSIVGQTLDELKFRERFGVNIAMLERGSRIITIPGGKEYLYPGDRLTVVGTDEQIASLKDAFDSAVMEQDHVAQPTLKMLKLPVTAGSQLLSKTIRTSGIREKAKTLVIGVERAGERILNPDSSLELLDGDVLLLVGDPALINSMYG